Proteins from a genomic interval of Kitasatospora kifunensis:
- a CDS encoding EamA family transporter has protein sequence MTSIGAPRSSAATGSGPAAPSEPGGARISSTVWAALAVVYVVWGSTYLGIRIAVETMPALLSGAVRFLAAGLLLLGVLAWRLGPRALRVTRRQLGSTALVGVLLLVGGNGLLVLAEGHIPSGLAALLVAVVPLWVVLLRTAFGDRPGGATLIGVLLGLGGLAVLSAPGFSGSVSLGGVVMIMFGSISWAVGSFASSRLPMPANPLVASAYEMLAGGLGCLLVALARGEERGLDLAAISTRSWLALGYLILVGSLVGFTAYAWLLQSAPLGLVATYAYVNPVVAVFLGWLILDEQLTGSELLGGAIVVAAVCVVVSTERRG, from the coding sequence ATGACATCGATCGGGGCTCCGCGCTCCTCCGCCGCCACGGGCTCGGGCCCGGCCGCACCATCCGAACCTGGTGGCGCCCGGATCTCCAGCACCGTCTGGGCCGCACTGGCCGTGGTCTACGTGGTCTGGGGCTCCACCTACCTCGGTATCAGGATCGCGGTGGAGACCATGCCGGCGCTGCTCTCGGGGGCCGTCCGCTTCCTGGCCGCCGGGCTGCTGCTGCTCGGCGTGCTGGCCTGGAGACTGGGACCGCGCGCACTACGGGTGACTCGCCGCCAGCTCGGTTCGACGGCGCTGGTCGGCGTGCTGCTCCTGGTGGGCGGCAACGGGCTGCTGGTGCTGGCCGAAGGCCACATTCCGTCGGGCCTGGCGGCGCTGCTGGTGGCGGTGGTGCCGCTCTGGGTGGTGCTGCTGCGCACCGCCTTCGGCGATCGGCCCGGGGGAGCGACGCTGATCGGGGTCCTGCTCGGCCTGGGCGGGCTGGCGGTCCTCTCGGCGCCGGGGTTCAGCGGCAGCGTGTCACTCGGCGGAGTGGTGATGATCATGTTCGGCTCGATCTCCTGGGCGGTCGGCTCCTTCGCGTCGAGCCGCCTTCCGATGCCCGCCAACCCGCTGGTGGCAAGCGCTTACGAGATGCTGGCCGGCGGACTCGGCTGTCTGCTGGTGGCGCTGGCCCGTGGCGAGGAACGAGGTCTGGACCTCGCTGCCATCTCCACCCGCTCCTGGCTCGCCCTGGGCTACCTGATCCTGGTCGGCTCGCTGGTCGGCTTCACCGCCTACGCCTGGCTGCTCCAGTCCGCCCCGCTCGGCCTGGTCGCCACGTACGCGTACGTGAACCCGGTGGTCGCGGTCTTCCTCGGCTGGCTGATCCTGGACGAGCAGCTGACCGGCTCGGAGCTGCTGGGCGGCGCGATCGTGGTTGCGGCGGTCTGCGTGGTGGTGAGCACCGAGCGGCGGGGGTGA
- a CDS encoding peptide-N4-asparagine amidase, producing the protein MLAVAAALCLPTAATAATTAPAAAAAAAPALAPAAAPTAPTAPTAGAPAPTGHLETNYGNPVTALPPISRPDTPHCTVTAMQHDFANSYGQPFTGTLTPPTACPGPWNKVVLDWSGSVAGRQYDRLAGVWIGGAEVLRTSTPEPDAAGISWHVDQDLSSFIPLLRSPQPLVVDLGNVVNSTYTGVYHMTLTVTYYQADRHNPPAATANQVLPVSQSTTAAGWWTLTKGQTATSTLTFPRNLTSAHLQLYARGGGCEEFWYSNVPDDYAAAHPSWGLCGGGTYREVQVLVDGRLAGTVQPFPAIYTGGISPMMWRPIPSIDAFRTQPYDVDLTPFAGTLTDGRPHTVTLVPPAGISDGWTLDGSLFLDTDPVRAQTSGAVTTDTITAAPQVATSEAAQADGGELITASTGRDWTVAGYVDTSRGRITTRLDHHGEYRNSDTISGQGQNQVTSQQDSGWTVTSTDRGHGAPEQKRSSWSYPIDATSTYVPGADADSYLARGQVTVARTLVDETRRGNGRWHEQASTDDRMSAQGVLERKSGTMVQADGSSDEHYVGRTADGGCYDHELAADHGYLTLDRLRTCR; encoded by the coding sequence GTGCTGGCCGTTGCCGCCGCGCTCTGCCTCCCGACCGCAGCCACCGCGGCGACCACCGCCCCTGCTGCCGCCGCCGCTGCCGCCCCGGCTCTCGCCCCTGCTGCGGCCCCGACGGCACCCACGGCCCCCACGGCCGGCGCCCCCGCGCCCACCGGTCACCTTGAGACGAACTACGGCAACCCCGTCACCGCGCTGCCCCCCATCAGCAGGCCGGACACCCCGCACTGCACGGTCACCGCGATGCAGCACGACTTCGCCAACAGCTACGGCCAGCCCTTCACCGGCACCCTCACCCCGCCCACGGCCTGCCCGGGTCCGTGGAACAAGGTGGTGCTGGACTGGAGCGGCAGCGTCGCCGGTCGTCAGTACGACCGGCTGGCCGGCGTCTGGATCGGCGGCGCCGAGGTCCTGCGCACCAGCACCCCGGAGCCGGACGCCGCCGGCATCAGCTGGCACGTGGACCAGGACCTCAGCAGCTTCATCCCGCTGCTGCGCTCCCCGCAGCCGCTCGTGGTGGACCTGGGCAACGTCGTCAACTCGACCTACACCGGCGTCTACCACATGACGTTGACGGTCACCTACTACCAGGCCGACCGGCACAACCCGCCGGCCGCCACCGCCAACCAGGTGCTCCCGGTGTCACAGTCGACCACCGCCGCAGGCTGGTGGACGCTGACCAAGGGTCAGACCGCGACGTCCACGCTGACCTTCCCACGCAACCTCACCAGCGCCCACCTCCAGCTCTACGCCCGTGGCGGCGGCTGCGAGGAGTTCTGGTACTCCAACGTGCCGGACGACTACGCGGCCGCCCACCCCTCCTGGGGGCTCTGCGGCGGTGGCACCTACCGCGAGGTGCAGGTCCTGGTGGACGGGCGGCTCGCCGGGACGGTGCAGCCGTTCCCAGCGATCTACACGGGTGGGATCAGCCCGATGATGTGGCGGCCGATCCCCAGCATCGACGCGTTCCGCACCCAGCCGTACGACGTCGACCTGACGCCGTTCGCGGGCACCCTCACCGACGGCCGACCGCACACCGTCACGCTGGTGCCGCCGGCCGGGATCAGTGACGGCTGGACGCTCGACGGCAGCCTGTTCCTGGACACCGACCCGGTGCGTGCGCAGACCAGTGGTGCGGTCACCACCGACACCATCACCGCGGCTCCGCAGGTGGCCACCAGCGAGGCGGCGCAGGCCGACGGCGGTGAGCTGATCACCGCGAGCACCGGCCGGGACTGGACGGTGGCCGGTTACGTCGACACCTCGCGCGGTCGGATCACCACCCGGCTGGATCACCATGGCGAGTACCGCAACAGCGACACCATCTCCGGCCAGGGGCAGAACCAGGTCACCTCGCAGCAGGACAGCGGCTGGACGGTGACGAGCACCGACCGCGGCCACGGCGCGCCGGAGCAGAAGCGCAGCAGCTGGTCCTACCCGATCGACGCCACCAGCACCTACGTGCCGGGTGCGGATGCCGACAGCTACCTGGCGCGCGGTCAGGTCACGGTGGCTCGCACGCTGGTGGACGAGACGCGCCGCGGCAACGGGCGCTGGCACGAGCAGGCGAGTACCGATGACCGGATGTCCGCGCAGGGCGTGCTGGAGCGCAAGTCCGGGACCATGGTGCAGGCCGACGGCAGCTCTGACGAGCACTACGTGGGCCGTACGGCGGACGGTGGTTGCTACGACCACGAGTTGGCGGCCGACCACGGGTACCTGACGCTGGACCGGCTCCGGACCTGCCGCTGA
- a CDS encoding ATP-binding protein encodes MRKRTARQIPAQRRRLIQVTDRRLPRRLLGTLITLPSLTSLTACGAAHGQGGSELWVTGGAAAVVLLGGTAVVVRRVTARPLEKARDLAARNLATLLDERGGLLEERARLTAERDAQAGQLQALAGERRMLLQEREELQRQQQELSRQWNDAVAANGESAGRLEELLRECELLLAERDGLAKERDELQGSVDATFVNLAMRTLTLVERQLVLIEALEGREADAAQLESLFRLDHLATRMRRNSENMLLLAGLENSSRSRKTVTLLDVVRAAVSEIERYERVKLGFLAAVRLSGAVADDTSHLLAELLENATAFSPPQEQVEVGGWQLDNGEVMISVSDRGIGLPAERLHALNGQLAEPLPSGAAERRDALLSGALTARSMGLFVVARLAARHGIRVQLRENGQGGGVTAMVVLPREALHQDGTDGTDLDAQRRAERSAAAHAEQARAAAEFAAAELTTAEPAAHQGGLAQLPTRQGSGVSGEGSTVADLPALPRRRPAHAAPTAAPEPTVAPEPAAAPEPTAASAALGTGPVPAPGSAAEDDRTADFDPPTQQLMVSQLRRTLGAEASAGATGASGATGATAAEAAESAAAPEAPKGGEVTSLGLPRRVPRGSGLPGTGETPTSGLRRLAAEPSGPEGGQGAAAAPPRRPRTSAEELRRRLGGFQSGLRQAARDSAAEEQDR; translated from the coding sequence TTGCGTAAGAGGACCGCGCGTCAGATACCCGCGCAGCGCCGCCGCCTGATCCAGGTGACGGACCGGCGGCTGCCGCGTCGCCTCCTCGGGACGCTGATCACCTTGCCGTCCCTGACCTCGCTGACGGCCTGTGGCGCCGCGCACGGTCAGGGCGGGAGCGAGCTGTGGGTCACGGGTGGTGCGGCCGCCGTGGTGCTGCTCGGTGGCACCGCCGTGGTGGTCCGCAGAGTCACCGCCCGGCCGCTGGAGAAGGCCCGTGACCTGGCCGCCCGCAACCTCGCCACGCTGCTCGACGAGCGCGGTGGTCTACTGGAGGAGCGCGCCCGGCTGACCGCCGAACGTGACGCTCAGGCGGGCCAGTTGCAGGCACTCGCCGGCGAGCGCCGGATGCTGCTCCAGGAACGTGAGGAACTCCAGCGCCAGCAGCAGGAGTTGAGCCGCCAGTGGAATGACGCCGTGGCTGCCAACGGTGAGTCGGCCGGCCGGCTGGAGGAACTGCTGCGCGAGTGCGAGCTGCTGCTGGCCGAACGGGACGGCCTGGCGAAGGAGCGGGACGAACTCCAGGGCAGCGTCGACGCCACGTTCGTCAACCTCGCGATGCGCACCCTGACCCTGGTCGAGCGCCAACTGGTGCTGATCGAAGCCCTCGAAGGCCGGGAGGCCGACGCGGCCCAGCTGGAAAGCCTCTTCCGGCTCGACCACCTCGCCACCCGAATGCGCCGCAACAGCGAGAACATGCTGCTGCTGGCCGGCCTGGAGAACAGCTCGCGCAGCCGCAAGACGGTCACCCTGCTGGACGTGGTGCGGGCCGCGGTCTCCGAGATCGAGCGCTACGAGCGGGTCAAGCTCGGCTTCCTGGCCGCCGTTCGGCTCTCCGGCGCGGTCGCCGACGACACCAGTCACCTGCTGGCCGAACTGCTGGAGAACGCCACCGCTTTCTCGCCGCCGCAGGAACAGGTCGAGGTCGGCGGCTGGCAGCTGGACAACGGCGAGGTGATGATCTCGGTCAGCGACCGGGGGATCGGCCTGCCCGCCGAGCGGCTGCACGCGCTCAACGGGCAACTCGCCGAGCCGCTGCCGTCCGGGGCGGCCGAGCGGCGCGATGCGCTGCTCTCGGGTGCGCTGACCGCCCGCAGCATGGGCCTGTTCGTGGTGGCCAGGCTGGCCGCTCGGCACGGCATCCGGGTCCAGCTGCGTGAGAACGGGCAGGGCGGCGGCGTGACCGCCATGGTGGTGCTGCCGCGCGAGGCGCTGCACCAGGACGGGACGGACGGCACCGACCTGGACGCTCAGCGTCGTGCCGAGCGCAGTGCCGCAGCCCACGCGGAACAAGCCCGCGCCGCAGCGGAGTTCGCCGCAGCAGAGCTGACGACGGCCGAGCCGGCGGCCCACCAGGGAGGGCTCGCGCAGCTGCCGACGCGCCAGGGGTCCGGCGTGAGCGGCGAAGGCAGCACCGTCGCGGACCTGCCGGCGCTGCCCCGCCGTCGCCCGGCCCACGCGGCACCGACCGCCGCACCCGAGCCGACCGTCGCACCCGAGCCGGCAGCCGCACCCGAGCCGACCGCCGCTTCCGCCGCGCTCGGAACAGGGCCCGTGCCCGCGCCCGGGTCGGCAGCCGAAGACGACCGGACCGCCGACTTCGACCCGCCGACCCAGCAGTTGATGGTCAGTCAGCTGCGCCGAACTCTCGGCGCCGAAGCATCCGCGGGCGCGACGGGCGCATCGGGCGCGACCGGTGCAACGGCCGCTGAGGCCGCCGAGAGCGCCGCCGCCCCCGAGGCGCCCAAGGGGGGCGAGGTCACCTCGCTCGGCCTGCCGAGACGGGTGCCGAGGGGGAGCGGGCTCCCGGGGACCGGTGAGACCCCGACCTCCGGCCTGCGACGGCTCGCGGCCGAGCCGTCCGGCCCTGAGGGCGGCCAGGGTGCCGCCGCCGCACCGCCGCGCCGGCCCCGTACCTCCGCCGAGGAGCTGCGCCGCAGGCTCGGCGGCTTCCAGAGCGGGCTGCGTCAGGCGGCCCGCGACTCCGCCGCCGAGGAACAGGACCGATGA
- a CDS encoding roadblock/LC7 domain-containing protein: protein MTDRDHRNTTAPAPLSSPYPATYAAVGQPAVSQHPVSQHPVSQGATNVRWLLSDFRGSVPGVEEAVVVSSDGLLLADAQHSTRSDELAAIVSALTSLAGGLARAIEFGGVKQTMVTMDEGHLVVMAISDGSCLGVYASLNSDLGVLAYQMALLVERAGHALTPQVRSELHRAMAVR, encoded by the coding sequence ATGACCGACCGCGACCACCGGAACACCACGGCACCCGCCCCGCTCTCCAGCCCGTATCCCGCAACGTACGCCGCAGTCGGCCAACCCGCCGTCAGCCAGCACCCGGTGAGCCAGCATCCGGTGAGCCAGGGCGCGACGAACGTCCGTTGGCTGCTCAGTGACTTCCGCGGCTCGGTCCCCGGGGTCGAGGAGGCCGTCGTGGTCTCCTCGGACGGGCTGCTGCTCGCCGACGCACAGCACAGCACGCGCTCCGACGAACTCGCGGCCATCGTCTCGGCGTTGACCAGCCTGGCGGGCGGACTGGCGCGGGCCATCGAGTTCGGCGGGGTCAAGCAGACCATGGTCACGATGGACGAGGGCCACCTGGTCGTGATGGCCATCAGTGACGGGTCCTGCCTCGGGGTCTACGCCTCGCTCAACAGCGATCTCGGCGTGCTGGCCTACCAGATGGCACTGCTCGTCGAGCGTGCCGGTCATGCGCTGACGCCGCAGGTGCGCAGCGAACTCCACCGGGCGATGGCCGTCCGATGA
- a CDS encoding DUF742 domain-containing protein: protein MPGTTGSNSGSESASGSGHGRRTDTVRPGQGRSSRVRPYAITRGRTRFGRVLLVETLVSALNRPADPADRSLPELAAICDVCRGQMRSIAEISALLRIPLGVVKVLVSDLADQGRIRVHGADVADGTDLDGELPGVSKRDLLERVLGGLRKL from the coding sequence ATGCCTGGCACCACCGGTAGCAATAGCGGTAGTGAGAGCGCCAGCGGCTCGGGGCACGGTCGGCGAACCGACACCGTCCGTCCTGGGCAAGGACGTTCGTCGCGGGTTCGCCCGTACGCGATCACCCGGGGCCGGACCCGGTTCGGCCGGGTGCTGCTGGTCGAGACCCTGGTGTCGGCGCTCAACCGGCCGGCCGACCCGGCCGACCGCAGCCTTCCCGAGCTGGCCGCGATCTGCGATGTCTGCCGGGGGCAGATGCGCTCGATCGCGGAGATCTCCGCTCTGCTGCGGATACCGCTGGGTGTGGTGAAGGTACTGGTCAGCGATCTCGCCGACCAGGGCAGGATCCGCGTGCACGGCGCGGACGTGGCCGATGGTACGGACCTGGACGGGGAGCTCCCCGGCGTGTCGAAGCGTGATCTGCTGGAGAGGGTGCTGGGTGGACTTCGCAAGCTCTGA
- a CDS encoding GTP-binding protein: MDFASSEARGPEEPGAVFPPGVPLVAGSATSTKIVVAGGFGVGKTTFVRSVSEIPPLTTEAVMTEASVGVDDIAAVPAKSATTVAMDFGRISLESDLVLYLFGTPGQGRFWFMWDDLVRGAVGAVVLADTRRLADCFPALDYFEGSGLPFVVAVNQFDGAPVYTPEAVRDSLAVPAQVPVLICDARQRASTVEVLTALVLHALVVEPALQH; encoded by the coding sequence GTGGACTTCGCAAGCTCTGAGGCCCGCGGCCCTGAGGAGCCCGGCGCGGTGTTTCCGCCCGGTGTTCCGCTGGTGGCTGGTAGTGCGACCTCCACCAAGATCGTGGTGGCGGGCGGGTTCGGCGTCGGCAAGACCACCTTCGTCCGCTCGGTCTCCGAGATACCGCCGCTCACCACCGAGGCGGTGATGACCGAGGCGAGCGTCGGCGTGGACGACATCGCGGCCGTCCCGGCGAAGTCCGCCACCACCGTGGCGATGGACTTCGGTCGGATCAGTCTCGAATCCGACCTGGTGCTCTACCTGTTCGGCACACCGGGGCAGGGCCGCTTCTGGTTCATGTGGGACGACCTGGTGCGCGGTGCGGTCGGCGCCGTGGTGCTCGCCGATACCCGTCGACTGGCCGACTGCTTCCCGGCGTTGGACTACTTCGAGGGCAGCGGCCTGCCCTTCGTGGTGGCGGTCAACCAGTTCGACGGTGCCCCGGTCTACACGCCCGAGGCCGTGCGCGACTCCTTGGCGGTGCCGGCCCAGGTGCCGGTGCTGATCTGCGACGCGCGCCAACGTGCCTCCACGGTCGAGGTGCTGACCGCCCTGGTGCTGCACGCGCTGGTGGTCGAGCCCGCGCTCCAGCACTGA
- a CDS encoding styrene monooxygenase/indole monooxygenase family protein, which produces MRKILIVGAGQAGLQLALGLQSHGYDVTVMTNRTAAEVRDGRVLSTQCMFNTSLGHERELGINFWEDAAPKVEGLGVSVSGPGAERVIDWVGELDGYGQSVDQRIKMAGWLETFAQRGGQVVIHGVAVSDLDYFARTYDLVLVAAGKGELVSMFGRDASRSPYDAPQRALSVAYVHGLGPRPEHDFKAVRCNLVPGVGELFVIPALTISGACDILFWEGIPGGPLDVFGDVKDPAEHLRLTLELMKTFTPWEYDRARGGVELTDAGGTLAGRYAPVVRNPIGELPSGGLVLGVADVVVANDPITGQGSNNAAKCAAVYLDAILAHGDKPFDRDFMQAAFDRYWENAQHVTKWTNAMLAPPPEHVLNLIGAAGQLPAVAHRFANGFDNPADFENWFYDPEKAGAFLASVAPPQP; this is translated from the coding sequence ATGCGCAAGATACTGATCGTCGGGGCCGGGCAGGCCGGACTACAGCTCGCGCTGGGTCTCCAGTCCCACGGCTACGACGTGACGGTGATGACCAACCGCACCGCGGCCGAGGTGCGCGACGGGCGGGTGCTCTCCACCCAGTGCATGTTCAACACGTCGCTGGGCCACGAGCGTGAGCTGGGCATCAACTTCTGGGAGGACGCGGCGCCCAAGGTCGAGGGCCTCGGCGTCTCGGTCAGCGGCCCGGGGGCCGAGCGGGTGATCGACTGGGTCGGCGAGTTGGACGGCTACGGGCAATCGGTCGACCAGCGGATCAAGATGGCCGGTTGGCTGGAGACCTTCGCCCAGCGCGGCGGTCAGGTGGTCATCCACGGCGTCGCCGTCTCGGACCTCGACTACTTCGCCCGCACCTACGACCTGGTCCTGGTCGCCGCGGGCAAGGGCGAGTTGGTCTCGATGTTCGGCCGTGACGCCAGCCGTTCGCCGTACGACGCCCCGCAGCGCGCGCTCTCGGTCGCCTACGTGCACGGTCTCGGTCCGCGCCCCGAGCACGACTTCAAGGCGGTGCGCTGCAACCTGGTGCCGGGCGTCGGCGAGTTGTTCGTGATCCCGGCGCTGACCATCTCCGGTGCCTGCGACATCCTGTTCTGGGAGGGCATCCCGGGCGGTCCGCTGGACGTCTTCGGGGACGTCAAGGATCCGGCCGAGCACCTGCGCCTGACGCTGGAGCTGATGAAGACCTTCACTCCCTGGGAGTACGACCGCGCCCGCGGTGGCGTCGAACTCACCGACGCCGGCGGCACGCTGGCCGGCCGCTACGCCCCGGTGGTGCGCAACCCGATCGGTGAACTGCCCAGCGGTGGGCTGGTGCTGGGTGTCGCGGACGTCGTGGTGGCCAACGACCCGATCACCGGCCAGGGTTCCAACAACGCGGCCAAGTGCGCGGCCGTCTACCTGGACGCGATCCTGGCCCACGGCGACAAGCCGTTCGACCGGGACTTCATGCAGGCGGCCTTCGACCGCTACTGGGAGAACGCCCAGCACGTCACCAAGTGGACCAACGCGATGCTCGCCCCGCCGCCGGAGCACGTGCTCAACCTGATCGGTGCGGCCGGCCAGCTCCCGGCCGTGGCGCACCGGTTCGCCAACGGCTTCGACAACCCGGCCGACTTCGAGAACTGGTTCTACGACCCGGAGAAGGCAGGCGCCTTCCTGGCCTCGGTGGCCCCGCCGCAGCCCTGA
- a CDS encoding quinone oxidoreductase family protein, protein MRAIVVKEFGGPEVLQPVEIEAPEPGPGQVSIDVAYVGINFAEIKARTTGYRVPSLPFRPGLEVSGTVRAIGSDVPAEYGLSVGQPVAALTLFGGYAEVAVTDASRVFALPSGVSLRSGAALPTVLPTAHALLHEVGRLRAGESVLVQSAAGGVGGMVGQLAKTAGAGRVYGVVSSAAKVEHALRTGYDEVFVRPGFTEELTRATGGRGVDLALDAVGGETHWRSLAALAPFGRLVSFGSAGGDAPWQADLAGLMPGRSVAGFSLFALAQSAPAALRELVARAFELAASGAVDPLITAELPLDEASEAHRLMESRATTGKLLLRTAAADIA, encoded by the coding sequence ATGCGCGCCATCGTGGTCAAGGAGTTCGGCGGACCGGAAGTCCTGCAGCCCGTCGAGATCGAGGCCCCCGAGCCGGGGCCGGGCCAGGTGAGCATCGATGTCGCCTACGTCGGCATCAACTTCGCCGAGATCAAAGCCCGGACCACCGGCTACCGCGTCCCGTCCCTGCCCTTCAGGCCGGGCCTTGAGGTCTCCGGAACGGTCCGCGCGATCGGTAGCGACGTGCCGGCCGAGTACGGCCTGAGCGTCGGTCAGCCCGTCGCCGCGCTGACCCTCTTCGGCGGGTACGCCGAGGTCGCCGTCACCGATGCCAGCCGCGTCTTCGCCCTGCCCAGCGGCGTCTCGCTGCGCAGCGGCGCCGCGCTGCCCACCGTACTGCCGACCGCGCACGCGCTCCTGCACGAGGTCGGCCGGCTGCGCGCCGGGGAGAGCGTGCTGGTGCAGTCCGCGGCAGGCGGGGTCGGCGGGATGGTCGGGCAACTCGCCAAGACAGCCGGCGCGGGCCGCGTCTACGGCGTGGTTTCCAGCGCCGCGAAGGTCGAGCACGCGCTGCGGACCGGCTACGACGAGGTCTTCGTCCGGCCGGGCTTCACCGAGGAGTTGACCCGCGCCACCGGCGGGCGGGGCGTGGACCTCGCGCTCGACGCGGTTGGCGGCGAGACCCACTGGCGCAGCCTGGCGGCCCTCGCCCCCTTCGGCCGGCTGGTCTCGTTCGGCTCCGCGGGTGGCGACGCCCCTTGGCAAGCCGACCTGGCCGGCCTGATGCCGGGCCGCTCGGTGGCCGGCTTCTCGCTCTTCGCACTCGCCCAGAGCGCGCCGGCCGCCCTGCGCGAGCTGGTCGCACGCGCCTTCGAGCTGGCCGCGAGCGGTGCGGTCGATCCGCTGATCACCGCCGAACTCCCGCTCGACGAGGCGTCCGAGGCCCACCGCCTGATGGAGAGTCGCGCCACGACCGGGAAGCTGCTCCTGCGGACGGCGGCGGCCGACATCGCCTGA
- a CDS encoding GNAT family N-acetyltransferase, translated as MNGSWDGYEIRRRWSGDLDGCVTALAGVHQADGYPVDWPADPARWLVESDQLASWVAVSALGEIVGHVALCRGAGSSAGEVWALRGGREATEAGAVGRLYVAPSARGRGIGEGLLAAAVGQAHAWGLHPVLDVVTTSAAAVELYQRLGWELMMTVDQSWPNGAVVAVHCFAEAGGS; from the coding sequence ATGAACGGGAGTTGGGACGGCTACGAGATCCGGCGCCGCTGGTCCGGTGACCTGGACGGCTGTGTGACCGCGCTCGCCGGTGTCCACCAGGCCGATGGCTATCCGGTCGACTGGCCCGCCGATCCGGCCCGCTGGTTGGTCGAGTCCGACCAACTCGCCTCCTGGGTCGCGGTGTCGGCGCTCGGCGAGATCGTCGGGCACGTCGCGCTCTGTCGTGGTGCGGGGTCCTCGGCGGGCGAGGTCTGGGCGCTTCGGGGTGGGCGCGAGGCGACGGAGGCGGGCGCCGTGGGGCGGCTGTACGTCGCGCCGTCCGCGCGTGGGCGGGGGATCGGCGAGGGGTTGCTGGCTGCGGCGGTCGGGCAGGCGCACGCGTGGGGACTGCATCCGGTGCTGGACGTGGTGACCACCAGCGCGGCGGCGGTCGAGCTCTATCAACGACTGGGCTGGGAGCTGATGATGACGGTTGATCAGAGCTGGCCGAACGGCGCGGTGGTGGCCGTGCACTGCTTCGCGGAGGCCGGCGGCAGCTGA
- a CDS encoding MarR family winged helix-turn-helix transcriptional regulator, with amino-acid sequence MPATDPGFTPEPEPGPEPEPDAGPAPGLIDPDLADEFPALLAGIPRLVRRRLRQELTVPRLRGAQVELLRLVAANPGLRVSAAAKELCLAGNSVSTLVNQLVAAGLLRREVDPADRRAALLRVTPEAAERMDAWRANHKALVDGLVAELPTEDRAALAAALPALRRLAAQLQRGDDAGSTYQEGTTDDGH; translated from the coding sequence ATGCCTGCCACCGACCCCGGGTTCACTCCAGAGCCCGAACCAGGGCCCGAGCCCGAGCCCGATGCAGGGCCGGCTCCCGGCCTGATCGACCCGGACCTCGCCGACGAGTTCCCGGCCCTCCTCGCCGGCATCCCGCGCCTGGTGCGTCGCCGCCTGCGGCAGGAGCTCACGGTGCCGCGCCTGCGCGGTGCGCAGGTGGAGCTGCTGCGCCTGGTGGCGGCCAACCCCGGTCTGCGGGTCTCGGCCGCCGCCAAGGAGCTCTGCCTGGCGGGCAATTCGGTCTCCACTCTGGTCAACCAGCTGGTCGCGGCCGGTCTGTTGCGCCGTGAGGTCGATCCGGCCGATCGTCGCGCGGCGCTGCTGCGGGTCACCCCGGAGGCGGCCGAGCGGATGGATGCCTGGAGGGCCAACCACAAGGCACTGGTCGACGGACTGGTCGCCGAGCTTCCCACCGAGGACCGGGCCGCGCTGGCTGCCGCGCTACCCGCACTGCGTCGCCTCGCGGCGCAGCTCCAGCGCGGGGACGACGCGGGCTCCACCTATCAGGAGGGGACGACCGATGACGGACACTGA
- a CDS encoding ATP-binding cassette domain-containing protein — protein MTDTDTTAVGGASAAPPDPGEAVICRGLEYSFGHGKRGSARTKAVDGVDLTVHTGEVFGLLGPNGAGKTTMIRAITTLLPVPAGMAQVFGNDVARRRMEVRRMLGYVPQQLSADGGLTGRENVELFARVFDVPRGERGPRVAQALAAVDLTEAADRLAGTYSGGMVRRLELAQALVSAPRLLVLDEPTIGLDPIARTSVWECIDAVRQATGMTVLVTTHYMDEADQYCDRVGLMDRGKIRALGTAEQLKVQVSEQNPQLEHPTLDDVFRHFAGRDLGRGQESEGGFSDVRRTRRTASRVG, from the coding sequence ATGACGGACACTGACACCACTGCGGTCGGGGGTGCCTCGGCGGCACCCCCGGACCCGGGCGAGGCCGTGATCTGCCGCGGCCTGGAGTACTCCTTCGGCCACGGCAAGCGCGGCTCGGCCCGCACCAAGGCCGTCGACGGAGTGGATCTCACGGTGCACACCGGCGAGGTGTTCGGCCTGCTCGGCCCGAACGGAGCCGGCAAGACCACCATGATCCGCGCCATCACCACCCTGCTGCCGGTTCCCGCCGGCATGGCCCAGGTCTTCGGCAACGACGTCGCCCGCCGCCGGATGGAGGTGCGTCGGATGCTCGGCTACGTTCCCCAACAGCTCTCCGCCGACGGGGGTCTGACGGGCCGTGAGAACGTCGAGTTGTTCGCCCGGGTCTTCGACGTGCCGCGCGGCGAGCGGGGGCCGCGGGTTGCCCAGGCGCTGGCGGCGGTCGATCTGACCGAGGCGGCCGACCGGCTGGCGGGCACCTACTCGGGTGGCATGGTGCGCCGCCTGGAGCTGGCGCAGGCCCTGGTCAGCGCGCCGCGCCTGCTGGTGCTGGACGAGCCGACCATCGGGCTGGACCCGATCGCTCGGACCAGCGTCTGGGAGTGCATCGACGCGGTTCGCCAGGCCACCGGCATGACCGTGCTGGTCACCACCCACTACATGGACGAGGCCGATCAGTACTGCGACCGGGTGGGCCTGATGGACCGCGGCAAGATCCGCGCGCTGGGCACCGCCGAGCAGCTGAAGGTACAGGTGAGCGAGCAGAACCCGCAGCTTGAACACCCCACCCTGGATGACGTGTTCCGCCACTTCGCCGGGCGTGACCTCGGCCGTGGCCAGGAATCGGAAGGAGGCTTCAGCGATGTCCGCCGTACCCGCCGCACCGCTTCCCGCGTCGGCTGA